A genomic stretch from Megachile rotundata isolate GNS110a chromosome 1, iyMegRotu1, whole genome shotgun sequence includes:
- the ACC gene encoding acetyl-CoA carboxylase isoform X10: protein MWALGDKIASSIVAQTAEVPTLPWSGSDLKAQYSGKKIKISSELFKKGCVSTVEECLAAANKIGFPVMVKASEGGGGKGIRKVENAEELPTLFRQVQTEIPGSPIFIMKLAKCARHLEVQLLADNYGNAISLFGRDCSIQRRHQKIIEEAPAVIAKPEVFEEMEKAAVRLAKMVGYVSAGTVEYLYDTSGRYYFLELNPRLQVEHPCTEMVSDVNLPAAQLQIAMGLPLHHIKDIRLLYGESPWGDTVIDFDQPRHKPQPWGHVIAARITSENPDEGFKPSSGTVQELNFRSSKNVWGYFSVAASGGLHEFADSQFGHCFSWGEDRYQARENLVIALKELSIRGDFRTTVEYLITLLETDSFQQNNIDTAWLDLLIAERVKSDKPDVLLAVTCGALHIADRTITAAFTGFQTALEKGQIQASNDLDNVVDVELINDGYKYKLQAAKSGPNNYFLIMNGSYREVDVHQLSDGGLLLSLDGASFTTYMREEVDRYRIIIGNQTCIFEKDNDPSLLRSPSAGKLINFLVEDGGHVNPGQAYAEIEVMKMVMTVTASEAGSVFYVKRPGAILEAGTLIAHLELDDPSLVTKAQDYTGKFPETAPPAVSEKLNHLHAKYRNALENTLAGYCLPDPYHLPRVRELIEKFMSSLRDPSLPLLELQEVIATISGRIPISVEKKIRKLMSLYERNITSVLAQFPSQQIAAVIDGHAATVSKRSERDVFFLTTQAIVQLVQRYRNGIRGRMKTAVHELLRQYYTVESQFQQGHYDKCVSALIDQHKDDVATVTAMLFSHNQVTKKNIVVTMLIDHLWANEPGLTDELSSTLTELTSLNRTEHSRVALRARQVLIAAHQPAYELRHNQMESIFLSAVDMYGHDFHPENLQKLILSETSIFDILHDFFYHTNRAVCNAALEVYVRRAYISYELTCLQHLELSGEVPLVHFQFLLPNNHPNRQNQSPVNHRVGAMAAFQDMEQFVRYSDEILDLLEDLSSTTSVSAKVLEAVDAAGSESRHSTSINVSLSIADPPPVPAVEIGERPSEPVHILSIAVQEKNNHDDAALARLFGDWCATNKDELISRGIRRVTFAALKRRQVPKFFTFRQRDGFVEDKIYRHLEPACAFQLELNRMRTYDLEALPTSNQKMHLYLGQAKVAKGQQVTDYRFFIRSIIRHSDLITKEASFDYLHNEGERVLLEAMDELEVAFSHPLAKRTECNHIFLNFVPTVIMDPVRIEESVTSMVLRYGPRLWKLRVRHAEIKMTIRPAPGKSTSTLRLCIANDSGYSIDLHLYTEATDPKTGVVRFESFPSATNKSWRPGPMHGLPISTPYLTKDYLQAKRFQAQSAGTTYVYDLPDMFRQQTEKLWHKYIEERPDSDITIPNPVMDCVELVLEGEHLVEQKRLPGENNVGMVAWRLRLYTPEYPESGRDVILIANDLTHLIGSFGPKEDLVFCRASERARQLGIPRIYFSANSGARIGLAEEVKGLFRIAWEDDNEPEKGFKYIYLTPDDYARLAPFNSVKTSLIEDRGESRYKITDIVGKDDGLGVENLKYAGMIAGETSRAYEEIVTISIVSCRAIGIGAYLLRLGQRVIQIENSHIILTGYKALNTVLGREVYASNNQLGGIQIMHNNGVSHTTDPRDLDGVGTALRWLSFVPKYKGAPLPILPSPLPDPVDREISYVPTKTAYDPRWMLEGKYSQNGTNSWESGFFDRGSWQEIMRPWAQTVVTGRARLGGIPCGVIAVETRTVELHLPADPANMDSEAKTISQAGQVWFPDSAYKTAQAIKDFGKEELPLFIFANWRGFSGGMKDMYEQIVKFGAYIVDGLREYSKPIFVYIPPNGELRGGAWAVVDPTINPRYMEMFADNTSRGGVLEASGIVEIKFRSKDIIKAMHRTDSIIQKLKEKLSAANSPEERIEIESQIRKREVNLEPMYHQVAIHFADLHDTPERMFEKNAIHDIIPWRRARRLLYWRLRRRLLEDEIREEILSTQRSLDVRQIGATLRRWFIEDKGATESYLWDQDEAAAVWLEQQRQDENSVVSRNITCVKQDAVVSRIKEALEACPEMRLNAILEIAHRLQPAERTELQRTLSQIETTTQEHHNDSSASS from the exons ATGTGGGCTCTTGGAGACAAAATTGCATCCAGTATAGTTGCTCAAACCGCAGAGGTGCCAACACTCCCTTGGTCAGGATCAGATTTAAAAGCCCAGTACAGtgggaagaaaataaaaatctccTCGGAACTTTTTAAAAAAGGTTGTGTCTCAACCGTGGAAGAATGTTTGGCTGCAGCCAATAAAATAGGTTTTCCTGTGATGGTGAAAGCTAGTGAAGGGGGTGGCGGTAAAGGTATTAGGAAAGTCGAAAATGCTGAAGAATTGCCTACGTTGTTTAG GCAGGTACAAACTGAAATACCTGGATCACCAATATTCATTATGAAACTGGCAAAATGTGCCCGCCATTTGGAAGTTCAATTATTAGCTGATAATTATGGAAATGCCATATCGTTGTTTGGTCGTGATTGCTCTATTCAAAGGAGACATCAAAAGATCATCGAGGAAGCTCCTGCTGTGATTGCGAAACCTGAAGTTTTTGAAGAGATGGAAAAA GCTGCTGTAAGATTGGCCAAAATGGTTGGGTATGTCAGCGCAGGTACTGTCGAGTATCTCTATGACACTTCTGGACGGTACTACTTTTTGGAGTTAAATCCACGTCTTCAAGTAGAACATCCTTGTACCGAGATGGTATCCGATGTCAATCTACCTGCTGCTCAACTTCAAATTGCCATGGGTTTACCACTCCACCATATTAAAGACATTCGTCTTTTGTACGGTGAAAGTCCATGGGGTGATACTGTCATCGATTTCGATCAACCGCGACATAAGCCCCAACCGTGGGGTCACGTTATAGCCGCAAGAATTACTAGTGAAAATCCTGATGAAG GTTTTAAGCCAAGCTCTGGAACCGTACAAGAATTAAACTTCCGTTCCTCGAAGAATGTCTGGGGTTATTTCTCAGTGGCGGCATCCGGAGGTCTTCACGAGTTTGCTGATTCACAATTTGGGCATTGTTTCTCATGGGGCGAGGATCGTTATCAAGCTAGAGAGAATTTGGTCATAGCTCTGAAAGAGTTAAGCATCAGAGGTGACTTTAGAACAACCGTCGAGTATCTGATCACGTTGTTGGAGACTGATTCCTTCCAGCAGAACAACATAGATACAGCATGGCTTGATTTATTGATCGCTGAACGTGTCAAAAGCGATAAACCGGATGTATTGTTGGCCGTAACCTGCGGTGCGCTTCATATCGCCGATAGAACGATCACTGCCGCTTTTACTGGGTTCCAAACTGCGTTGGAGAAGGGACAGATACAAGCTAGCAACGATTTAGACAATGTTGTTGAT GTTGAACTGATCAACGAtggatataaatataaattacaagctGCCAAGTCAGGTCCTAATAATTACTTCCTTATCATGAACGGTTCCTATAGAGAAGTTGATGTACATCAACTATCAGACGGTGGATTGCTACTTTCTTTAGATGGTGCAAGTTTCACCACCTATATGAGAGAAGAGGTTGATCGTTATAGAATTATCATAGGAAATCAGACTTGCATTTTTGAAAAAGACAATGATCCCTCTCTGTTAAGATCACCGTCAGCTGGTAAATTGATCAACTTTTTAGTCGAAGACGGTGGTCATGTTAACCCTGGACAAGCTTACGCGGAAATAGAGGTTATGAAAATGGTAATGACGGTAACAGCGAGCGAAGCTGGTAGCGTTTTCTACGTCAAAAGACCAGGTGCCATTTTAGAGGCTGGTACTCTCATCGCTCATTTAGAATTAGATGATCCGTCTTTGGTAACGAAAGCTCAAGACTATACCGGTAAATTCCCAGAAACCGCACCTCCTGCTGTTTCCGAGAAATTGAATCATCTTCACGCCAAATATAGAAACGCTTTGGAGAATACCCTAGCAGGATATTGTTTACCAGACCCGTACCATCTGCCGCGGGTACGAGAATTGATCGAGAAATTCATGAGTTCCTTACGCGATCCTAGTCTACCTTTGCTTGAACTTCAAGAAGTGATCGCTACGATATCCGGAAGAATTCCGATTTCTGTGGAAAAGAAGATCAGAAAACTGATGTCGTTGTACGAAAGAAATATAACTTCCGTTCTGGCTCAGTTTCCTAGCCAACAAATTGCCGCTGTAATCGATGGACATGCGGCGACTGTTTCGAAGCGATCCGAACGGGACGTATTCTTCCTAACCACACAAGCCATAGTGCAGTTAGTACAAAGATATAGAAATGGAATACGCGGAAGAATGAAGACTGCCGTACACGAACTTCTCAGACAATATTATACCGTCGAGAGTCAATTCCAACAGGGTCATTACGATAAGTGTGTCTCTGCTTTAATAGATCAGCACAAAGATGACGTGGCCACGGTAACAGCCATGCTCTTCAGTCATAATCAAGTCACCAAGAAAAACATTGTGGTAACCATGCTCATAGATCACCTTTGGGCGAACGAACCTGGTCTCACGGATGAACTATCGAGCACATTGACGGAACTGACCAGTTTAAATCGAACAGAACACAGTCGCGTTGCTTTACGCGCCAGACAAGTTTTAATCGCTGCCCATCAACCTGCCTACGAATTGAGGCACAATCAAATGGAGTCGATATTCTTGTCAGCGGTGGATATGTACGGCCACGACTTCCATCCGGAAAACCTGCAGAAGTTGATTCTCTCCGAGACATCCATCTTCGATATTTTGCACGATTTCTTTTACCATACCAACCGCGCGGTTTGCAACGCCGCTTTGGAAGTTTATGTGCGAAGAGCGTACATCAGCTACGAGTTGACTTGCCTGCAACACCTGGAATTATCGGGTGAAGTGCCGTTGGTACACTTCCAGTTCCTGCTGCCTAATAATCATCCAAATCGACAGAATCAGTCACCGGTTAATCACAGAGTTGGCGCTATGGCGGCCTTCCAAGACATGGAACAATTCGTCAGGTATTCTGACGAGATACTCGATCTCCTGGAGGATCTATCCTCGACTACTTCTGTTTCGGCTAAAGTTCTGGAAGCGGTGGACGCAGCTGGAAGCGAGTCGAGACATAGTACTTCCATAAACGTGTCTCTCAGCATCGCCGATCCTCCTCCAGTACCGGCGGTAGAAATTGGCGAAAGACCTTCAGAACCTGTGCACATCTTGAGCATTGCCGTCCAAGAGAAAAACAATCACGACGACGCTGCCCTGGCAAGGTTGTTCGGAGATTGGTGCGCTACGAATAAAGATGAACTGATATCCCGTGGTATCAGAAGAGTAACATTCGCTGCTCTGAAGAGAAGACAAGTACCAAAGTTCTTCACGTTCCGTCAGAGAGACGGCTTCGTCGAAGATAAAATTTACCGACATCTGGAACCCGCTTGTGCCTTCCAATTGGAATTGAACAGAATGAGGACGTACGATCTAGAAGCGTTACCAACCTCAAACCAGAAGATGCACCTGTACCTTGGCCAGGCTAAAGTTGCTAAAGGACAGCAAGTCACGGATTACCGATTCTTCATCCGTTCTATTATAAGACACTCCGATCTAATAACCAAAGAAGCCAGCTTCGATTACCTGCACAACGAGGGTGAACGTGTCCTTTTGGAGGCTATGGACGAATTGGAAGTCGCGTTCTCGCATCCGCTCGCGAAACGCACAGAGTGCAATCATATCTTCCTCAACTTCGTGCCAACGGTCATCATGGACCCGGTGAGAATAGAGGAAAGCGTAACAAGCATGGTGCTTAGGTACGGTCCAAGATTATGGAAGTTACGCGTGCGTCACGCCGAGATCAAAATGACCATTCGTCCAGCGCCAGGAAAATCCACGTCTACCTTACGTTTGTGCATCGCCAACGATAGCGGCTACAGTATAGACTTACATCTCTACACAGAAGCAACTGATCCAAAGACTGGCGTTGTTCGTTTCGAATCTTTTCCTTCCGCGACGAACAAATCCTGGAGACCAGGACCTATGCACGGTTTACCGATCTCCACGCCGTATTTAACCAAAGATTACCTTCAAGCAAAGCGGTTCCAAGCGCAGAGTGCTGGCACGACCTACGTATACGATTTACCGGACATGTTCAGACAACAGACGGAGAAGCTATGGCATAAGTACATAGAGGAAAGACCAGATAGCGACATAACTATTCCAAATCCTGTCATGGACTGCGTGGAATTGGTACTGGAGGGTGAACATTTGGTGGAACAGAAGCGTCTACCCGGCGAAAATAACGTTGGTATGGTTGCTTGGAGGCTGAGGCTTTACACGCCAGAGTATCCGGAATCTGGAAGAGATGTTATATTGATCGCCAACGATTTAACTCATCTAATCGGTTCCTTCGGCCCGAAAGAAGATTTGGTGTTTTGCAGAGCCTCGGAAAGAGCCAGGCAGCTTGGTATTCCTAGGATATATTTCTCTGCAAATTCAGGGGCTCGTATTGGATTAGCTGAAGAAGTGAAGGGACTGTTTAGAATCGCTTGGGAAGACGATAATGAACCGGAAAAAGGTTTCAAATATATCTACCTGACGCCAGATGATTACGCGCGTCTAGCACCGTTTAATTCGGTAAAGACTTCGTTGATCGAAGATCGCGGAGAATCTCGTTATAAAATTACAGATATTGTTGGTAAAGATGATGGTCTTGGTGTAGAGAATTTGAAATACGCCGGAATGATCGCCGGGGAAACATCTAGAGCCTACGAAGAGATCGTCACCATTTCCATTGTTTCTTGTAGAGCAATTGGTATTGGAGCTTACCTGTTACGTCTTGGACAGAGAGTTATACAGATAGAAAATTCACACATTATTTTAACTGGTTACAAAGCATTAAACACTGTATTAGGTCGTGAAGTATATGCGAGCAACAATCAATTAGGTGGTATTCAAATTATGCATAACAATGGAGTATCACACACGACTGATCCAAGAGACTTGGATGGCGTTGGGACAGCTTTACGATGGTTAAGCTTTGTCCCTAAATATAAAGGTGCACCTCTTCCAATATTACCATCACCACTTCCTGATCCAGTCGACAGAGAAATCAGTTATGTTCCTACTAAGACAGCCTATGATCCAAGATGGATGTTGGAAGGTAAATATTCACAGAATGGTACGAACAGTTGGGAAAGTGGATTCTTTGATCGTGGTTCTTGGCAG GAAATAATGAGACCCTGGGCTCAAACTGTAGTAACTGGACGCGCTAGGCTAGGTGGAATTCCTTGTGGTGTTATTGCGGTTGAAACTAGAACTGTTGAATTGCATTTACCCGCAGATCCTGCCAATATGGATTCAGAAGCTAAAACAATATCTCAAGCAGGACAGGTGTGGTTCCCTGACAGTGCGTACAAAACTGCTCAAGCTATTAAAGATTTTGGAAAGGAAGAACTGCcactttttatttttgctaattGGAGAGGATTTTCTGGTGGAATGAAGG ATATGTACgagcaaattgtgaaattcggTGCTTATATCGTCGATGGATTAAGAGAATATAGTAAACCAATATTCGTGTATATCCCACCAAACGGAGAATTAAGAGGTGGTGCTTGGGCAGTAGTTGACCCAACAATAAACCCTCGTTACATGGAAATGTTTGCCGACAATACAAGTAGAGGCGGAGTTCTGGAAGCTAGTGGCATAGTAGAAATTAAGTTTAGGTCTAAAGATATAATTAAAGCTATGCACAGGACCGACAGCATTATCCAAAAACTCAAA GAAAAATTATCCGCTGCAAATTCACCGGAAGAAAGGATAGAAATTGAAAGTCAAATACGCAAAAGAGAAGTGAATTTAGAACCCATGTATCATCAAGTCGCTATCCACTTTGCTGATCTCCACGATACACCAGAAAGAATGTTTGAGAAGAACGCAATTCATGACATTATTCCATGGCGAAG